In Perca fluviatilis chromosome 14, GENO_Pfluv_1.0, whole genome shotgun sequence, a genomic segment contains:
- the cdc26 gene encoding anaphase-promoting complex subunit CDC26: protein MLRRKPTRLELKIDDTEEFESVKKELEARKRQREEAESGGGVGGASVISADVIGGGASASSSTAASRAELINERIGYKPHPKPATLPTLFGSLQF, encoded by the exons ATGTTGCGGAGGAAGCCGACGCGTCTGGAGCTGAAGATCGACGACACCGAAGAGTTCGAGAGCGTCAAGAAGGAACTCGAG GCCAGGAAGCGGCAGCGAGAGGAGGCGGAGTCTGGAGGCGGAGTGGGCGGGGCTTCTGTCATCAGCGCTGACGTCATCGGGGGCGGGGCCTCAGCGTCGTCCTCCACGGCGGCGTCGAGGGCGGAGCTTATCAACGAGCGAATCGGCTACAAGCCCCACCCCAAACCGGCCACGCTGCCCACGCTGTTCGGCAGCCTCCAGTTCTAA